A window from Enterocloster bolteae encodes these proteins:
- a CDS encoding ABC transporter permease: MIKYVLKRLLLMIPVLLGVSFIVYGIMSFTPGDPASAILGTSATKEQIDKLNEELGMNDPFVVRYVHYLEDALHGDFGTSYRTRQPVFDEIFSRFGVTFRIGVLSICLAVMIGVPIGVISAVRQYSGLDFVSTILAMFFAAVPQFWLAMMFVMLFSLKLGLLPSTFTGVVTMKHFIMPVVTLAMATAASILRLTRSNMLETIRQDYVRTGRAKGASEHTVIYKHALRNALLPVITVIGNEFGYLLGGTVLVESIFGIPGLGSLTITSIRSKDIPQTTACILFLAALNVVIILIVDILYAYIDPRIKAKYVGGVRRAKRQPAT; the protein is encoded by the coding sequence ATGATTAAATATGTTTTGAAAAGGTTGCTGCTGATGATTCCGGTATTGCTGGGCGTGTCGTTCATCGTATATGGTATCATGTCATTTACACCGGGTGACCCTGCCTCTGCCATCCTGGGAACATCGGCAACAAAAGAACAGATTGATAAGCTGAATGAAGAATTGGGGATGAACGACCCGTTTGTGGTGAGGTATGTGCACTATCTGGAGGATGCCCTTCACGGGGACTTCGGAACCTCCTACAGAACCCGTCAGCCTGTATTTGATGAAATCTTTTCCCGTTTTGGCGTGACATTCCGCATAGGTGTGCTTTCTATCTGCCTGGCAGTGATGATAGGTGTTCCCATCGGCGTCATATCGGCGGTGCGGCAATATTCGGGCCTGGATTTTGTCAGTACCATATTGGCCATGTTTTTTGCCGCAGTGCCCCAGTTCTGGCTGGCAATGATGTTTGTTATGCTGTTTTCGCTGAAGCTGGGCCTTCTGCCATCCACCTTTACAGGAGTGGTCACCATGAAGCATTTTATCATGCCTGTGGTGACCCTGGCCATGGCCACGGCAGCCAGCATACTCAGGCTGACCCGTTCCAACATGCTGGAGACCATCCGCCAGGACTATGTAAGGACAGGACGGGCAAAGGGAGCGTCTGAACATACTGTTATTTACAAGCATGCACTGAGAAATGCGCTGCTGCCGGTTATCACGGTCATTGGAAATGAATTCGGCTACCTGTTGGGAGGCACCGTACTGGTGGAATCCATTTTCGGAATACCGGGACTGGGCTCCCTGACCATCACGTCCATCCGCTCCAAGGACATTCCCCAGACAACTGCCTGTATCCTGTTTCTGGCAGCCCTCAATGTGGTGATTATACTGATTGTGGACATTTTATACGCATACATTGACCCAAGAATCAAAGCCAAATATGTAGGAGGTGTTAGACGTGCCAAACGACAACCTGCAACCTGA
- a CDS encoding ABC transporter substrate-binding protein, with translation MKKKLISMLLVCAMAAGALAGCGGSSGGSSGGGAGAGTEKAADAGNQEGGKDTIKIAVYSDFAGFDPYNSGMDLDKVVYSNIFDCLLRYYDGKYENVLCKDYSISEDGTEYTFNLKEGVKFHNGETLTAGDVVFSMMRAKESSEMSNFTKNIVKAEAVDDLTVKIVLDQPYVPFLTAVASTVCIMNEKAVNEAGDNIRQMPVGTGPYKFKQWDSGSQVVLERFDDYHDALPQIREANYVVLTNPETALTALQTGEIDMTYTIPPIAVQELKDSQDLVLDLNPTMGSGYIVMNLEAPFLSDPNFRMALAYATNREHIVEVGMDGVAKVSSLLWDERTAGYSGKYTTPEFNLDKAKEYLAKTDYNGEEIPFVVGYENYKKIGVVYQEELKQIGVNISVEQLEANTWVSDMKSGNFAMSTIVQTMDPDVDFWSTVFMSSAIGGYNFSRLNDADVDKAFQDGSVCQDPEQRKDIYSVIEKKLYEDTIIIPIYDRVVTCAYNKGVTVDRSYDSGFSTLRDMHWD, from the coding sequence ATGAAGAAGAAATTAATCAGCATGCTTTTAGTGTGCGCAATGGCAGCCGGTGCCCTGGCTGGGTGCGGAGGAAGTTCAGGGGGCAGCTCAGGGGGAGGCGCTGGTGCAGGAACCGAGAAGGCGGCGGATGCAGGAAACCAGGAAGGCGGAAAGGACACCATCAAAATTGCTGTGTATTCCGACTTTGCGGGCTTTGACCCATATAACAGCGGCATGGACCTGGATAAGGTGGTGTACAGCAATATATTCGACTGTCTGCTGCGTTATTATGACGGCAAATATGAAAATGTATTGTGCAAGGATTACAGCATCAGCGAGGACGGCACAGAGTATACCTTCAACCTGAAGGAAGGCGTTAAGTTCCACAATGGGGAGACCCTGACTGCGGGCGACGTGGTATTTTCCATGATGCGCGCCAAGGAATCCAGTGAGATGTCTAATTTCACAAAGAATATCGTGAAGGCGGAAGCCGTGGATGACCTGACGGTAAAAATCGTTCTGGACCAGCCATATGTACCGTTCCTGACAGCAGTGGCCTCCACGGTCTGTATCATGAATGAGAAGGCGGTAAATGAGGCCGGCGACAACATCAGACAGATGCCTGTCGGTACAGGACCATATAAATTTAAACAGTGGGATTCCGGCTCCCAGGTTGTCCTGGAACGCTTTGATGATTACCATGATGCCCTGCCTCAGATCAGAGAGGCCAACTATGTGGTGCTGACTAATCCGGAGACAGCGCTTACAGCTCTTCAGACAGGTGAGATTGACATGACGTACACCATCCCGCCAATCGCGGTGCAGGAGCTTAAGGACAGCCAGGATCTGGTGCTGGATTTGAATCCTACCATGGGTAGCGGATACATAGTCATGAACCTGGAAGCGCCCTTCTTAAGCGACCCGAATTTCCGTATGGCCCTGGCTTATGCCACCAACCGGGAACATATCGTGGAAGTGGGTATGGACGGCGTTGCCAAGGTATCCAGCCTGTTATGGGATGAGAGGACCGCTGGGTATTCCGGCAAGTACACAACACCTGAGTTTAATCTGGATAAGGCGAAAGAGTATCTGGCAAAGACTGACTATAATGGAGAGGAAATCCCCTTCGTGGTCGGCTATGAGAACTATAAGAAAATTGGCGTTGTCTACCAGGAAGAGTTAAAACAGATTGGTGTGAATATTTCCGTGGAACAGCTGGAGGCCAATACATGGGTTTCCGATATGAAGTCCGGTAATTTTGCCATGTCCACCATCGTACAGACTATGGACCCTGATGTGGATTTCTGGAGTACGGTGTTCATGTCCAGCGCTATCGGCGGATATAATTTCTCCAGGCTTAATGATGCGGATGTTGACAAGGCTTTTCAGGACGGTTCCGTATGTCAGGACCCGGAACAGAGAAAAGACATTTACTCTGTTATAGAGAAGAAGCTGTATGAAGATACAATCATAATCCCCATTTATGACCGTGTGGTTACATGCGCATACAATAAGGGAGTCACGGTAGACAGATCCTATGATTCCGGTTTCTCAACCCTTCGGGATATGCACTGGGATTAA
- a CDS encoding ABC transporter ATP-binding protein → MSDKKILLETKSLKKYFHTPSGELHAVDDVNMQIVQGQTLGVVGESGCGKSTLGRTILRLSEPNSGQIFFDGKDILKCGRKDMQNLRTDMQIIFQDPYASLNPRMTVSETIGQPMMVNKICRKKSEVEKRVAELMDTVGLASRLYNAYPHELDGGRRQRIGIARALSLNPKFIVCDEPVSALDVSIQAQILNLLMDLQEQRGLTYMFITHNLSVVKHISNEIMVMYLGQCIEKASSRELFKNPLHPYTQALLDSIPVPRLQGRNRKRQSIKGEIVSPIDPAPGCRFAPRCPRATEKCMGHDIPLKNVSENHQVACVLFN, encoded by the coding sequence ATGTCTGATAAAAAAATATTACTTGAGACGAAATCTTTAAAAAAGTATTTCCATACTCCTTCCGGTGAACTCCATGCAGTGGACGATGTGAACATGCAGATCGTGCAGGGACAGACCCTGGGAGTGGTAGGGGAATCCGGGTGCGGCAAGTCCACGCTGGGCAGAACCATACTGAGACTGTCAGAGCCTAATTCAGGGCAGATTTTCTTTGACGGCAAGGACATCTTAAAATGCGGAAGGAAGGATATGCAGAATCTGCGCACGGATATGCAGATTATTTTCCAGGACCCGTATGCGTCCCTGAATCCGCGTATGACAGTCAGCGAAACCATAGGGCAGCCTATGATGGTGAACAAGATCTGCCGGAAGAAATCTGAGGTGGAAAAGCGGGTGGCTGAACTGATGGACACGGTGGGCCTGGCCTCCCGTCTGTACAATGCGTATCCACACGAACTGGACGGCGGACGCCGCCAGCGCATTGGGATTGCCAGGGCCCTGTCCTTAAATCCAAAGTTCATTGTCTGCGATGAGCCGGTATCGGCTCTGGATGTTTCCATCCAGGCACAGATACTGAACCTGTTAATGGATTTGCAGGAGCAGAGAGGCCTTACATATATGTTCATCACCCATAACCTGTCTGTGGTAAAGCACATTTCCAATGAAATCATGGTCATGTATCTGGGCCAGTGCATTGAAAAGGCTTCCAGCAGGGAGCTATTTAAGAATCCGCTCCATCCTTATACCCAGGCGCTTTTGGATTCCATACCGGTACCCAGGCTTCAGGGAAGGAACAGGAAAAGACAGAGCATAAAGGGAGAAATCGTGAGTCCCATTGACCCGGCTCCGGGCTGCCGTTTTGCGCCGAGATGTCCAAGGGCAACGGAAAAATGTATGGGCCATGATATTCCTTTGAAAAATGTTTCAGAGAACCACCAAGTTGCATGTGTATTATTTAACTAA
- a CDS encoding ABC transporter ATP-binding protein, whose translation MEEKLLEIKDLSVEYTTDEDIVKAVNHVSLTLNKGETIGLVGETGAGKTTLALSLMRLLPKVSGRITGGEIMFNGEDLVKAAEEDMRKVRGEKISMIFQDPMTSLNPVLTVGNQIGEALELHMDLTPEEKQERIEEMLKLVGIAESRKKDYPHQFSGGMKQRVVIAMALACKPELLLADEPTTALDVTIQAQILDMMQELKEKINTSIILITHDLGIVAEICDKVAIMYAGEIIEYGTAEDIYEGKNRHPYTEGLFGSIPDLEVESRRLNPIDGLMPDPTDLPPGCKFHPRCPKCMDICKNAQPPECVEGTHMIRCHLYQDGPEGVS comes from the coding sequence ATGGAAGAGAAGCTGTTGGAAATTAAGGATCTGAGCGTGGAGTATACGACGGACGAGGACATTGTCAAGGCAGTCAATCACGTATCCCTCACCCTGAACAAGGGGGAGACCATTGGTCTGGTGGGAGAGACCGGCGCCGGTAAGACCACCCTTGCCCTTTCCCTCATGCGCCTTCTGCCAAAGGTATCGGGGAGGATTACCGGCGGAGAAATCATGTTTAACGGGGAGGATTTGGTAAAAGCAGCCGAGGAGGACATGCGGAAGGTCAGGGGAGAAAAGATATCCATGATTTTTCAGGACCCCATGACCAGCTTGAATCCGGTCCTTACAGTGGGGAACCAGATTGGTGAGGCCCTGGAGCTTCACATGGATCTGACGCCTGAGGAAAAGCAGGAGCGGATTGAGGAAATGCTTAAGCTGGTGGGGATTGCGGAGAGCCGTAAAAAGGATTACCCCCATCAGTTTTCCGGGGGTATGAAGCAGCGTGTGGTCATAGCAATGGCCCTGGCCTGCAAGCCTGAGCTTTTGCTGGCCGATGAGCCTACCACGGCCCTGGATGTAACCATTCAGGCGCAGATTCTGGATATGATGCAGGAGCTGAAGGAGAAAATCAACACGTCCATCATCCTGATTACCCATGACCTGGGGATTGTGGCTGAGATATGCGACAAGGTCGCAATCATGTACGCCGGAGAAATCATTGAGTACGGCACGGCGGAAGATATATATGAAGGAAAGAACAGACATCCTTATACGGAAGGACTGTTTGGCTCCATACCGGATTTGGAGGTGGAAAGCAGGAGGCTCAATCCTATTGACGGACTGATGCCGGACCCCACGGATTTACCCCCTGGGTGCAAGTTCCATCCCCGCTGTCCTAAATGTATGGATATATGTAAGAATGCCCAGCCGCCGGAATGTGTGGAGGGAACCCATATGATTCGGTGCCACCTGTACCAGGATGGACCGGAAGGTGTCTCATAA
- a CDS encoding GntR family transcriptional regulator, with amino-acid sequence MIHYAEVWKINKDSKIPYTDQLVRNIRWSIFTGEVRWTEKLPPIRVLADELGISINTVRNAYKRLEQQELVVTRPHIGTIVQTESMDKKKLEEELVTSIKNAIYYQLSVDEVRSIVDKVLKEIEESKKKSVIFVYEEKNIGHRFAMQIAREADVQVEEVHLDQLRDYLEEHRDQIEHLDAIITTYFQYAQVRSIARSYQPIIYGMTVEVAPDVMEALQSLESGSVAAVICKKEESADGFVNLVHRMCPELDVEVYYEDKRSGWKKIAQKASVICVSPQLAEKVRQCDWKIPVYEMWDRINEQSMNMLKDYLH; translated from the coding sequence ATGATTCATTACGCCGAAGTGTGGAAAATCAATAAGGACTCAAAAATCCCATACACGGACCAGCTGGTCAGGAATATCAGATGGAGCATTTTTACCGGAGAGGTGCGGTGGACAGAAAAGCTTCCTCCCATCCGCGTACTGGCGGATGAGCTGGGAATCAGCATTAATACGGTGCGCAATGCATACAAGCGGCTGGAGCAGCAGGAGCTGGTGGTTACCAGGCCCCATATTGGGACCATTGTGCAGACAGAATCCATGGACAAAAAAAAGCTGGAGGAGGAACTGGTCACATCCATTAAAAACGCCATTTATTATCAGCTTTCTGTGGACGAGGTACGGAGCATTGTGGACAAGGTCCTGAAGGAGATTGAAGAGAGCAAGAAGAAAAGCGTTATTTTTGTGTATGAGGAAAAGAATATAGGCCACCGGTTCGCCATGCAGATTGCCAGAGAAGCGGATGTACAGGTTGAGGAGGTCCATTTGGACCAGCTGCGGGATTATCTGGAGGAACACCGGGACCAGATTGAGCACCTGGACGCAATCATCACCACATATTTCCAGTATGCCCAGGTGAGGAGCATAGCCAGAAGCTACCAGCCTATTATTTACGGTATGACAGTGGAGGTTGCCCCGGATGTGATGGAGGCGCTGCAATCCCTGGAGTCAGGCTCCGTGGCAGCGGTTATCTGCAAAAAGGAAGAGTCGGCGGACGGCTTTGTGAACCTGGTTCACAGGATGTGTCCTGAGCTGGATGTGGAAGTTTACTACGAGGATAAGAGGAGCGGGTGGAAGAAGATTGCCCAAAAGGCATCGGTCATCTGTGTAAGCCCTCAGCTGGCGGAGAAGGTACGGCAGTGTGACTGGAAGATTCCGGTGTATGAGATGTGGGACAGAATCAATGAGCAGTCCATGAACATGCTTAAGGATTATCTTCATTAA
- a CDS encoding GNAT family N-acetyltransferase, giving the protein MIYTITEMTEKHYYGKAYVQYAAWFETYRGLMPDEFLDNRKLESCYESTLKHPQDTYVALVDETVAGFIWYSPDAREYTRKTGMSEINALYVLKKYQGHGIGRALMEKSLSMMPHKEAVLYVLRGNNPAIGFYEHMGFMLTGNTFTQDTGFGNIVELEMMRTGRLTGP; this is encoded by the coding sequence ATGATTTATACAATTACGGAAATGACAGAAAAACATTATTATGGCAAAGCATATGTCCAGTATGCGGCCTGGTTTGAAACATACAGGGGATTAATGCCGGATGAATTTCTTGATAACAGAAAACTTGAGTCTTGTTATGAGTCCACGCTGAAGCATCCTCAGGACACCTATGTGGCCCTTGTGGACGAAACAGTGGCGGGCTTCATATGGTATTCACCGGATGCAAGGGAATATACACGAAAAACAGGCATGTCTGAAATAAATGCCCTTTATGTATTAAAAAAGTATCAAGGCCACGGCATAGGCAGAGCTCTTATGGAAAAATCCCTGAGTATGATGCCCCATAAAGAAGCCGTATTATATGTCCTCCGGGGCAATAACCCCGCAATTGGTTTTTATGAGCATATGGGTTTTATGCTTACCGGTAATACATTTACGCAGGATACCGGATTTGGGAATATTGTTGAACTTGAGATGATGCGGACCGGCAGATTAACCGGCCCATAA
- a CDS encoding DUF6709 family protein — MGSDNTNRRTVETEFKKAMVRVNVPVGLLVTAFGIGLMVLVGSYLIKYFRGAVPLREVYGTEQAGDEYVSFDINYVLDAFMESYRTRSGVRTKSSIYYLVLDEEAGAVPVRISGKMEAEMDRIMDETWDYLKGVRSDPPQGLHVEGTLKKLKGDGKKYYDRAVRSFDLETETEGYYFWAGMLDNQTPSSAMGTTGLGAVIAFLGLFILSSMLKKHHVAAVRTFLDSHKTINRERLDEDFRNARKISGTFWIGEDLTYGIVGKPVILVNQELKKVRFQVKKVGRGTSTELVCVMADGKEYEFTMNRKDADEAIALYHAKFPTLKMASSLKGKLIVPEDGDTESN, encoded by the coding sequence ATGGGAAGCGATAATACAAACAGGAGAACGGTGGAAACAGAATTCAAAAAGGCCATGGTGCGCGTCAATGTGCCTGTAGGTCTGTTGGTAACTGCCTTTGGGATTGGCCTGATGGTACTGGTAGGCAGCTATCTGATAAAGTATTTTCGGGGTGCAGTTCCGCTCCGTGAAGTATACGGGACAGAACAGGCCGGGGATGAATATGTAAGCTTTGATATAAACTATGTGCTGGATGCCTTCATGGAAAGCTACCGTACCCGCAGCGGGGTGCGCACCAAGAGCAGTATATATTATCTGGTGCTGGATGAGGAGGCGGGAGCTGTTCCTGTGCGTATTTCCGGTAAAATGGAGGCGGAAATGGACCGGATTATGGACGAAACCTGGGATTATTTAAAGGGTGTGCGTTCCGATCCGCCTCAGGGGTTGCATGTGGAAGGCACCCTGAAGAAACTGAAGGGTGATGGCAAAAAATACTATGACAGGGCGGTCCGGAGTTTTGACCTGGAGACGGAAACGGAGGGTTATTATTTTTGGGCAGGCATGCTGGATAACCAGACACCCTCCAGTGCCATGGGCACCACCGGCCTCGGGGCCGTTATCGCGTTCCTTGGGCTATTTATCCTGTCCTCCATGCTGAAAAAACATCATGTCGCAGCAGTACGGACGTTTCTGGACAGCCATAAAACCATAAACAGGGAAAGGCTGGATGAAGATTTCCGGAATGCCCGGAAGATAAGCGGCACATTCTGGATTGGTGAGGATCTAACATATGGAATCGTGGGTAAGCCAGTGATTCTGGTGAACCAGGAACTTAAAAAGGTTCGGTTCCAGGTAAAGAAGGTTGGGCGCGGCACCAGTACGGAGCTGGTGTGCGTGATGGCGGATGGAAAGGAATACGAATTTACGATGAACCGGAAAGACGCGGACGAGGCCATAGCTCTTTATCACGCAAAATTTCCAACCCTTAAAATGGCTTCCAGCCTCAAGGGAAAGCTTATAGTGCCAGAGGATGGGGATACAGAAAGCAATTAA